One genomic window of Candidatus Pseudobacter hemicellulosilyticus includes the following:
- a CDS encoding GNAT family N-acetyltransferase, protein MADQYKDLELVNNIEDQRFELQVEGETAFIEYRPASDHYTLIHTEVPESLGGKGVGTAIIEKALYYLEQHQLKLIPLCPFVLVYLKRHPEWKRILAPGVKNI, encoded by the coding sequence ATGGCTGATCAATACAAGGACCTTGAACTGGTCAATAATATAGAAGACCAGCGCTTTGAACTGCAGGTGGAAGGTGAAACGGCCTTCATTGAATACCGTCCCGCTTCCGATCATTATACCCTGATCCACACAGAGGTGCCGGAATCCCTGGGTGGTAAAGGCGTGGGCACGGCCATCATTGAAAAAGCACTGTATTACCTGGAGCAGCACCAGCTGAAGCTGATCCCGCTCTGTCCCTTTGTGCTGGTATATCTTAAAAGACATCCCGAATGGAAAAGGATCCTGGCGCCGGGAGTGAAGAATATTTAA
- a CDS encoding iron-sulfur cluster assembly accessory protein, with translation MITVSDNAKKYIHQLMEKEGHATDSFVRVGVKGGGCSGLQYEMKFDTETRDNDQLFEDKGIKLVVEMKSLLYLYGTELDYSGGLNGKGLFFNNPNASRTCACGESFAL, from the coding sequence ATGATCACCGTTTCAGATAACGCAAAAAAATACATCCATCAGCTGATGGAAAAAGAAGGGCATGCCACAGACAGCTTTGTGCGTGTTGGTGTAAAAGGCGGCGGTTGCTCAGGACTTCAGTATGAAATGAAATTTGATACGGAGACCAGGGACAATGACCAGCTTTTTGAGGACAAAGGCATCAAGCTGGTGGTGGAAATGAAAAGCCTGTTATACCTCTATGGCACCGAGCTGGACTACAGCGGCGGCCTCAATGGGAAAGGCCTCTTTTTCAACAACCCCAACGCCTCCAGGACCTGCGCCTGCGGCGAAAGTTTTGCCCTGTAA
- the sufB gene encoding Fe-S cluster assembly protein SufB, translating into MSTDLDILKDVSSEEYKYGFTTDIEMEIAPKGLNEDIVRFISQKKNEPEWMLEYRLKALRHFQTLKMPTWQNFELPPIDFQDISYYAAPKKKAKYNSLDEVDPELLATFEKLGIPLSEQKLLSGVAVDAVFDSVSVATTFKDKLKELGVIFCSFSEALQEYPDLVKQYFGTVVPYTDNIFAALNAAVVSDGSFVYIPKGVRCPMELSTYFRINAQNTGQFERTLIIADEGSYVSYLEGCTAPQRDENQLHAAVVELIALDNAEIKYSTVQNWYPGDKDGKGGIYNFVTKRGICKGVNAKISWTQVETGSAITWKYPSVILRGDNSSGEFYSVALTKNKQIADTGTKMYHIGKNTKSRIISKGISAGHGQNSYRGLVQIGPNAENARNFTQCDSLLIGDECGAHTFPYIESKNNTAMVEHEATTSKIGEDQIFYLNQRGIDTEKAVALIVNGYAKEVLNQLPMEFAVEAQKLLAISLEGSVG; encoded by the coding sequence ATGAGCACTGATCTTGATATATTAAAAGATGTCTCGTCGGAAGAATACAAATACGGCTTCACGACTGACATTGAAATGGAGATTGCCCCCAAAGGGCTGAATGAGGACATTGTGCGGTTCATATCCCAAAAGAAAAATGAGCCCGAATGGATGCTGGAATACCGGTTAAAGGCCCTGCGTCATTTTCAGACCCTGAAAATGCCCACCTGGCAGAACTTTGAACTGCCGCCAATCGACTTCCAGGATATTTCCTATTATGCCGCGCCTAAGAAAAAAGCCAAATACAATAGCCTGGATGAAGTAGATCCCGAGCTGCTGGCCACTTTCGAAAAGCTGGGTATCCCCCTCTCCGAACAGAAACTCCTGAGCGGCGTGGCCGTTGATGCCGTGTTTGACAGCGTCTCCGTAGCCACCACTTTCAAGGATAAACTGAAAGAGCTGGGTGTTATCTTCTGCTCCTTCAGTGAAGCCCTCCAGGAATATCCTGATCTGGTGAAGCAGTATTTCGGTACCGTAGTACCCTATACCGATAATATCTTCGCCGCCCTCAATGCGGCCGTTGTATCCGATGGTTCATTTGTATACATCCCCAAAGGCGTTCGCTGCCCCATGGAGCTGTCTACCTACTTCCGGATCAACGCCCAGAATACAGGCCAGTTTGAACGGACCCTCATCATTGCCGACGAAGGCAGCTATGTCAGCTACCTGGAAGGTTGTACTGCCCCCCAGCGTGATGAGAACCAGCTGCACGCTGCCGTAGTAGAACTGATTGCCCTGGACAATGCAGAGATCAAATACTCCACCGTTCAGAACTGGTATCCCGGTGATAAGGACGGTAAAGGCGGTATCTACAACTTTGTTACCAAACGCGGCATCTGCAAAGGTGTAAACGCCAAGATCTCCTGGACACAGGTGGAGACCGGCTCAGCCATCACCTGGAAATACCCCAGCGTGATCCTGCGTGGCGATAACTCCTCCGGCGAGTTTTACTCTGTAGCCCTCACCAAGAACAAACAGATTGCTGATACCGGTACCAAAATGTACCATATCGGAAAAAATACCAAAAGCCGGATCATCTCCAAAGGCATCTCTGCCGGTCATGGCCAGAACAGCTATCGCGGACTGGTGCAGATAGGCCCCAATGCAGAGAACGCCCGCAATTTCACCCAGTGTGATTCCCTGCTGATCGGTGATGAATGCGGCGCCCACACTTTCCCCTATATTGAATCAAAGAACAACACCGCCATGGTAGAGCATGAAGCTACTACCTCCAAGATCGGGGAAGACCAGATCTTCTACCTCAACCAGCGCGGTATTGATACTGAGAAAGCAGTAGCCCTTATCGTTAACGGCTATGCCAAGGAAGTGCTGAACCAGTTACCGATGGAGTTTGCTGTAGAAGCACAGAAACTGCTGGCCATCTCCCTGGAGGGAAGTGTAGGCTAA
- the sufC gene encoding Fe-S cluster assembly ATPase SufC → MLSIKNLKASVEEKEILKGLNLEVKAGEIHAIMGPNGSGKSTLASVLTGRENYEVTGGEMLFEGKDLLELSPEDRAREGIFLAFQYPVEIPGVSNINFLKTAINEVRAYHNKPPMEAKEFLRLLKERQKLLEFDTSLANRSLNEGFSGGEKKRNEILQLAMLEPRLAILDETDSGLDIDALRIVSRGVNKLRSSNNAFIIITHYQRLLDYIVPDFVHVLYNGQIVKSGTKELALELEEKGYDWLKEDSQETALKPSFQ, encoded by the coding sequence ATGTTAAGTATAAAAAATCTGAAGGCTTCTGTAGAGGAAAAGGAAATTCTGAAAGGACTTAACCTGGAAGTCAAAGCAGGTGAAATTCATGCCATCATGGGACCCAATGGTTCCGGCAAAAGTACCCTGGCTTCTGTACTCACCGGCAGGGAGAACTATGAGGTGACCGGTGGTGAAATGCTTTTCGAAGGAAAGGATCTCCTGGAATTATCTCCTGAAGACCGCGCCCGGGAAGGTATCTTCCTGGCTTTTCAATACCCCGTGGAAATTCCCGGCGTATCCAATATCAACTTCCTGAAGACCGCTATCAATGAAGTGCGGGCTTATCATAATAAACCGCCCATGGAAGCCAAAGAATTCCTGCGCCTGCTGAAAGAAAGGCAGAAGCTGCTTGAATTTGATACTTCCCTGGCCAACCGCTCCCTGAATGAAGGATTCTCCGGTGGTGAAAAGAAAAGGAATGAGATCCTGCAGCTCGCTATGCTGGAACCCAGACTGGCTATCCTGGACGAAACAGATTCCGGCCTGGACATCGATGCCCTGCGTATAGTATCCCGCGGCGTGAATAAACTGCGTTCTTCCAATAATGCTTTCATCATCATCACTCACTATCAGCGGCTGCTGGATTATATCGTGCCCGACTTTGTACACGTACTGTACAATGGCCAGATCGTAAAATCCGGTACCAAAGAACTGGCGCTGGAGCTGGAAGAAAAAGGATACGACTGGCTCAAGGAAGATTCCCAGGAAACTGCCCTGAAGCCCAGCTTCCAGTAA
- the sufD gene encoding Fe-S cluster assembly protein SufD, producing the protein MDNSNTQIANSLYGQCIADFELRAAESNSTEPAELTALREKAFQQFKITGFPSTRVEDWKYTNLAPFLKESFITDAGSEGVSLRDEVLDQAAIPGLDAYRIVLVNGQYSPDLSDKIAEEGVYVFPMSAAVSRPAFKKHFGQYTDLAKTHFAAVNTALFRDGLFIEVKNNIVVEKPLHVIHVTAADDHTFLQPRHLMVVGISAGISVIESFVTTNEQAAVFINNVSEVFVAENAQVQHYYIQTGRELDRYVHHTEVFQQSNSIYNNYKASFPGASLLRNNLHIALDGENVESHLYGLYLTGGRQLVDNHTVVDHRKPHCQSNELYKGVLKDESTGVFNGKVFVREDAQKTNAFQQNNNLMLSRKAVIDSKPQLEIFADDVKCSHGSTVGQFNAEALFYLKSRGIGEEKAKALLIHAFAYDVTEKIPIPEVQAHINHLIEEGLK; encoded by the coding sequence ATGGACAACAGCAATACACAAATAGCAAACTCATTATATGGGCAATGTATCGCCGATTTCGAGCTGCGTGCTGCAGAAAGCAACAGCACCGAACCGGCCGAACTCACTGCCCTGCGCGAAAAAGCTTTTCAGCAATTTAAGATAACCGGCTTCCCCTCTACCCGGGTGGAAGACTGGAAATACACCAACCTGGCACCCTTCCTCAAAGAATCCTTTATTACCGATGCCGGCAGTGAAGGAGTAAGCTTGCGCGATGAAGTCCTGGACCAGGCCGCCATTCCCGGTCTGGATGCCTACAGGATCGTCCTGGTGAACGGCCAATACAGCCCTGACCTTTCCGATAAGATAGCGGAGGAAGGGGTTTATGTATTCCCGATGTCGGCTGCTGTCAGCAGACCCGCTTTCAAAAAACATTTCGGTCAGTATACTGACCTGGCCAAAACACATTTCGCCGCCGTGAATACGGCCCTCTTCCGTGATGGGCTTTTCATTGAAGTGAAGAATAATATTGTGGTAGAAAAGCCGCTGCATGTGATCCACGTTACTGCCGCGGACGACCATACCTTCCTGCAGCCGCGTCACCTGATGGTGGTAGGGATCAGCGCCGGTATCAGTGTCATTGAAAGTTTTGTAACTACCAATGAGCAGGCTGCGGTGTTCATCAACAATGTATCAGAGGTTTTCGTAGCAGAAAATGCCCAGGTGCAGCACTACTATATCCAGACCGGAAGGGAACTGGACAGGTATGTTCACCATACGGAAGTATTCCAGCAATCGAACAGTATCTATAATAACTATAAGGCTTCTTTCCCCGGCGCCAGCCTGCTGCGCAACAACCTGCACATTGCACTGGACGGCGAGAACGTGGAAAGTCACCTGTACGGCCTGTACCTTACCGGCGGCCGGCAACTGGTGGACAACCATACCGTGGTTGACCATCGCAAGCCTCACTGCCAGAGCAATGAACTGTACAAAGGCGTGCTGAAAGATGAGTCTACCGGCGTATTCAACGGCAAGGTCTTTGTCCGGGAAGACGCTCAGAAGACCAATGCTTTCCAGCAGAACAATAACCTGATGCTGAGCCGCAAAGCGGTGATTGATTCCAAGCCGCAGCTGGAGATCTTTGCTGACGACGTGAAATGCAGCCATGGTTCTACCGTAGGGCAGTTCAACGCCGAAGCATTGTTCTACCTCAAGTCAAGGGGTATTGGGGAAGAAAAGGCGAAAGCCCTGCTGATCCATGCCTTTGCCTATGATGTGACAGAGAAGATACCCATCCCCGAAGTGCAGGCGCATATTAACCATCTGATAGAAGAAGGATTGAAATAA
- a CDS encoding cysteine desulfurase gives MNHHAAITEEQVLDVQQIRKDFPILQTTVHGKPLVYLDNGATSQKPWSVIKAIEHYYTAENSNVHRGVHYLSQQATDAYEVSRKKIAAFINAAFDYEVIFTKGTTDGINLVASSYGRKYIQAGDSVIISSMEHHSNIVPWQLICEERNATLKVIPINERGEILMEEYRRLLDDTVKMVSVSWVSNSLGTINPVKEIIELAHERQIPVLLDAAQAVQHLPVDVQALDVDFIAFSGHKLYGPTGTGILYGKEKWLNAMPPYQGGGDMIKTVTFAKTTYNELPFKFEAGTPNIEAGICMGTGIDYINSIGLGRIQQHEQMLLEYVTPKLLEIEGLRIIGTAASKASVISFVVDGTHPSDIGILLDKQGIAVRTGHHCCQPLMDIYEIPGTIRASLAFYNTKEEMDQLVAGVKKAVQMLV, from the coding sequence ATGAACCATCATGCCGCTATAACAGAAGAGCAGGTGCTGGATGTGCAGCAGATCAGGAAGGACTTTCCGATCCTGCAGACCACCGTGCATGGCAAACCGCTGGTATACCTGGACAACGGGGCTACCTCGCAGAAGCCCTGGTCCGTGATCAAAGCGATAGAGCATTATTATACTGCTGAGAACAGCAATGTACACCGCGGGGTGCATTACCTGAGCCAGCAGGCTACGGATGCCTATGAGGTGTCCCGGAAAAAAATAGCGGCCTTCATCAATGCAGCGTTTGACTACGAGGTGATCTTCACCAAAGGAACTACGGACGGTATCAACCTGGTGGCCAGCAGCTACGGCCGGAAATATATCCAGGCTGGTGATTCTGTGATCATCTCTTCCATGGAGCACCACTCCAATATTGTACCCTGGCAGCTGATCTGTGAAGAACGTAACGCCACACTGAAGGTGATCCCCATTAATGAACGGGGGGAGATCCTGATGGAAGAATACCGCAGGCTGCTGGATGATACGGTAAAGATGGTGTCGGTATCCTGGGTGTCCAATTCACTGGGCACTATCAATCCGGTGAAAGAGATCATTGAACTGGCGCATGAACGCCAGATCCCCGTACTGCTGGATGCCGCGCAGGCGGTACAGCACCTGCCGGTAGATGTGCAGGCGCTGGATGTGGATTTTATTGCCTTCTCCGGCCATAAACTGTATGGTCCTACCGGTACCGGTATCCTGTACGGAAAAGAGAAATGGCTCAATGCCATGCCTCCCTACCAGGGTGGCGGTGATATGATCAAGACCGTCACTTTTGCCAAAACAACTTACAATGAACTGCCCTTTAAATTTGAGGCAGGCACTCCGAATATTGAAGCCGGCATCTGCATGGGCACAGGCATCGACTATATCAACAGCATTGGCCTGGGCCGCATTCAGCAGCATGAACAAATGCTGCTGGAATATGTAACCCCCAAACTGCTGGAGATAGAAGGCCTGCGCATCATTGGAACGGCCGCCAGTAAAGCCAGTGTCATTTCCTTTGTAGTGGATGGCACCCATCCTTCTGATATCGGCATCCTGCTGGATAAGCAGGGCATTGCGGTAAGGACCGGGCACCATTGCTGCCAGCCGCTGATGGATATCTATGAGATCCCCGGCACAATCAGGGCTTCGCTGGCTTTTTACAATACCAAAGAAGAAATGGACCAGCTGGTTGCCGGTGTTAAAAAAGCGGTGCAGATGCTGGTATAA
- a CDS encoding SufE family protein — MTINEIQDELIEEFALFTDWMEKYEYIIQMGKELPLIEAQYKTDDNLIRGCQSKVWLHADYQGGKVLFTADSDAIITKGLVSMVVRVLSGHAPEAIVNAELYFVDRIGLREHLSVTRSNGLLSMIKQMKLYALALQSKV, encoded by the coding sequence ATGACAATCAACGAAATACAGGACGAGCTGATCGAAGAGTTCGCATTGTTCACCGACTGGATGGAAAAGTATGAATACATCATCCAGATGGGGAAAGAACTGCCGCTGATAGAAGCGCAATACAAAACAGATGATAACCTGATCAGGGGCTGCCAGTCCAAAGTATGGCTGCACGCTGATTACCAGGGTGGCAAAGTGCTGTTCACAGCAGATAGTGATGCTATCATCACCAAAGGGTTGGTGAGCATGGTGGTCCGTGTATTGTCCGGCCACGCGCCCGAAGCCATTGTGAATGCCGAACTGTATTTTGTGGACCGCATCGGCCTCCGGGAACACTTATCGGTGACCCGCTCCAATGGCCTGTTGTCCATGATCAAACAAATGAAGCTGTACGCCCTGGCGCTGCAGTCCAAAGTGTAA
- a CDS encoding iron-sulfur cluster assembly protein, with translation MLDKVKLEETIIETLRSVHDPEIPVNIYELGLVYEIVINDDGYVNIKMTLTAPACPVAGDIIAEVDSKVRELPEVSDVNVMLTFDPPWNRDMMSEEAKLELGFL, from the coding sequence ATGCTGGATAAAGTGAAATTAGAAGAAACGATCATTGAGACCCTGCGCTCAGTGCATGATCCGGAGATCCCGGTCAATATCTATGAGCTGGGACTGGTATATGAGATCGTTATCAATGATGATGGCTATGTGAATATAAAGATGACGCTGACCGCACCGGCCTGCCCGGTGGCAGGCGATATCATTGCCGAAGTGGACAGCAAGGTACGGGAACTGCCTGAGGTCTCAGATGTGAATGTGATGCTGACCTTTGATCCGCCCTGGAACAGGGATATGATGAGTGAGGAGGCCAAGCTGGAGCTTGGATTCCTGTAG
- a CDS encoding integrin alpha has protein sequence MKLRKFCTILTVSIGAQLMLGQVYAQLPARHSDLPAEASPQWYAKAVDHIQEVEQAFYPQEDKSSFQVANPRQRLGFLIDPSGYKVSNILHSSTEESWQVQFRLTGIGRQSIQWKPGKKASVITDRDMLRYVDPAVEVQYVNNKEGLRQNFIIRQRPSGTAPLSIHIQLTTSLTAKLESQTQLAFENPAKPGQTTLLYEDLKVWDNQYRPVPAKMILRNDQLTIEVDDRNASYPLTIDPINRTAEWLTTTDGVLAGLGLTSPEVLASLYGFSVAGVGDVNGDSYDDVAIGAPGLIKLFSSSTLAGVGAVFVYYGSDTGLSTIPAKRLQPNTAIAGALFGISIDGGDVTGDGINDIIVGAPLDGITATIGDGIAGTTTASVKAGKVYVFPGGNLTAPNPTNFLEVRLDGPSFFNNGLLGLLFNNITVNALYGFSVAVTDDLNDDGKRDIIVGAPGYVSIGLGSVRSGAAFVMLSDENTDAFPTIQQLGAPSLNLLGILTIPLLNIEGALFGFSVDGAGDYNGDGKADVVAGAPAGVNLSSLNALLSGQILGGSAYVYFGRNDDAGVNTTPGARLQAGSNILLGNALNLFGMKVKGVKDVDGNRNGNIVVGAPLGGLLANTLSLTIKTGVVHVFKQKTPTTNFTQPITSDQQLESPRPANILQGLLSTLQLSVLFGTAIDNAYDVNGDGYPDLIVGEPLSSGINLGGLQLNPVGGAAYVFYGDGNGGYDPTPPFHAAATYGNDFLSVNTTALFGYSVAGTRNTRGPGTPARIIIGSPVGALDFNNSLLDLGSTLGTVLNFAAGANGLGKAYSFDALLTPLPVTLVDFTGKEQNKGAALAWNVREELDLHSYEVYHSTDGVHFNKAAIVFPWENQHVENKYEFLHDKTRDGLNYYRLKMVDRDGAYKLSNIVAVRIGQVAASQLTVAPNPVAADRIRVILSGLNKGAYRMELRNTAGQLQQVRRFTVTQRDQIEYMERNGSALPGIYWLTVYDQHNQKIGTSRVIVQ, from the coding sequence ATGAAACTCCGGAAATTCTGCACAATTTTAACCGTATCTATCGGGGCGCAGCTTATGCTCGGACAGGTATACGCCCAGTTACCTGCCAGGCATTCCGATCTTCCCGCTGAAGCCAGCCCCCAATGGTATGCAAAGGCTGTGGACCATATCCAGGAGGTCGAACAAGCTTTCTACCCACAAGAAGATAAAAGCAGTTTCCAGGTAGCCAATCCCAGGCAGCGCCTTGGATTTTTAATCGATCCCTCCGGATACAAAGTATCCAATATTCTGCACAGCAGTACTGAAGAAAGCTGGCAGGTTCAATTCCGTTTAACAGGCATAGGACGGCAATCCATTCAGTGGAAGCCCGGCAAAAAAGCATCCGTGATCACCGACAGGGATATGCTCCGTTATGTGGACCCCGCGGTGGAAGTTCAATACGTTAATAACAAGGAGGGCCTGCGCCAGAACTTTATTATACGGCAACGCCCCTCCGGTACAGCTCCGCTTTCTATCCATATCCAACTGACCACCAGCCTGACCGCAAAGCTGGAGAGCCAGACGCAGCTGGCCTTTGAAAACCCGGCAAAGCCAGGACAAACCACGCTGCTGTACGAAGACCTTAAAGTTTGGGACAACCAATACCGGCCCGTTCCGGCCAAAATGATCCTTCGCAATGATCAGCTGACCATTGAAGTGGACGACCGGAACGCCAGCTATCCCCTGACCATTGACCCTATCAACAGAACTGCAGAATGGTTAACAACTACCGATGGCGTACTGGCTGGCCTGGGTCTTACCAGCCCGGAAGTACTGGCATCCCTGTATGGCTTCTCCGTTGCAGGAGTAGGTGATGTGAACGGCGATAGCTACGATGACGTAGCCATCGGCGCTCCCGGCCTGATCAAACTGTTCAGCAGCAGTACCCTGGCAGGCGTAGGCGCGGTGTTTGTTTACTATGGCTCTGATACCGGCCTCAGCACTATTCCCGCCAAAAGATTGCAGCCCAACACAGCCATTGCCGGCGCCCTCTTTGGGATAAGCATTGATGGTGGGGACGTTACCGGTGATGGCATTAATGACATCATCGTAGGCGCCCCGCTGGATGGGATCACGGCTACTATTGGTGACGGTATAGCAGGCACTACTACCGCCAGCGTTAAAGCGGGAAAAGTATATGTATTCCCCGGTGGCAACCTGACCGCACCCAATCCTACCAATTTCCTGGAGGTCAGACTGGATGGTCCCAGCTTTTTCAACAACGGCCTGCTGGGACTGCTCTTTAATAATATTACCGTTAATGCACTGTATGGTTTTTCCGTTGCTGTTACAGACGACCTGAACGATGACGGTAAACGGGATATCATTGTGGGCGCTCCCGGCTATGTAAGCATTGGACTGGGTTCTGTCCGGTCTGGCGCAGCCTTTGTCATGCTGAGCGATGAGAACACCGATGCCTTCCCCACCATTCAGCAGCTGGGCGCCCCCTCACTAAATCTGCTGGGCATACTGACTATTCCCCTGCTGAACATTGAAGGGGCCTTATTTGGCTTCAGCGTGGACGGTGCGGGTGATTATAACGGCGATGGAAAAGCGGATGTAGTGGCAGGCGCCCCCGCAGGCGTGAACCTGTCCAGCCTTAACGCCCTGCTCAGCGGCCAGATCCTGGGGGGCAGCGCTTACGTATATTTTGGCAGGAACGATGACGCAGGCGTCAACACTACCCCAGGCGCACGCCTTCAGGCAGGATCCAATATCCTGCTGGGTAACGCCCTTAACCTTTTTGGCATGAAAGTCAAAGGGGTAAAGGATGTGGACGGGAACAGGAATGGTAATATAGTGGTAGGCGCTCCTTTGGGCGGGCTGCTGGCCAATACCCTCAGCCTGACCATCAAGACCGGTGTGGTGCATGTTTTCAAGCAAAAAACACCCACTACCAATTTTACCCAGCCCATCACCTCAGATCAGCAGCTGGAATCTCCCAGACCTGCCAATATCCTGCAGGGGTTGCTGAGCACCTTACAGCTCAGTGTGTTGTTCGGGACAGCTATAGACAATGCTTATGATGTGAACGGTGATGGCTACCCGGACCTGATTGTTGGTGAGCCGCTGTCGTCCGGCATTAACCTGGGCGGCCTGCAGCTGAACCCGGTTGGCGGTGCAGCCTATGTTTTCTATGGCGATGGCAATGGCGGGTATGATCCCACGCCGCCCTTCCACGCTGCGGCTACCTATGGCAACGATTTCCTGAGCGTGAACACAACTGCTCTTTTTGGCTATAGTGTGGCAGGTACCCGCAATACCAGGGGGCCCGGCACACCTGCCCGCATCATTATTGGCTCACCCGTAGGGGCACTGGATTTTAATAACAGCCTGCTGGACCTGGGCAGTACCCTGGGCACGGTCCTGAATTTTGCAGCAGGCGCCAACGGTCTCGGCAAGGCCTATAGCTTTGATGCGCTGTTAACTCCTTTACCGGTTACCCTGGTGGACTTTACCGGCAAGGAGCAGAACAAGGGAGCAGCCCTGGCCTGGAACGTCCGCGAAGAACTGGATCTTCATTCCTATGAGGTGTACCACAGTACTGACGGCGTGCATTTCAACAAGGCCGCCATCGTATTCCCCTGGGAGAACCAGCATGTGGAAAACAAATACGAGTTCCTGCATGATAAAACAAGGGACGGCCTCAACTACTATCGCTTAAAGATGGTGGACAGGGACGGGGCTTATAAGTTGTCCAATATCGTTGCCGTAAGGATAGGACAGGTAGCAGCCAGCCAGCTGACCGTTGCGCCCAACCCGGTTGCCGCCGACAGGATCCGCGTTATCCTCAGTGGCCTGAACAAGGGCGCTTACCGCATGGAACTGCGCAATACCGCCGGCCAGCTGCAGCAGGTGCGCCGGTTCACAGTTACACAACGCGACCAGATAGAATATATGGAACGGAACGGATCAGCCCTGCCAGGTATTTACTGGCTGACCGTTTACGATCAGCATAACCAAAAGATTGGTACAAGCAGGGTTATAGTTCAATAG
- a CDS encoding AraC family transcriptional regulator — protein sequence MRNYRIKFPAIDLDDDLQQFAHEIGGEITGPGQVQVSGKIAKGAVQRFQFEPGFSLRTWNLLFQDPVDLYKPATQGADSTFSVIYLLTPDNSVLKTIGTHRQFSRQGVRSTLMIADSVPIDIEMVPHHPVQILELNVTAFWLAQQFQKAGLPLESLLERINDLQSPLIMIEPSPASVSLAVNTLFDDCMAKEKNQGQIQQQAAALVISFLEKTIERSGKDIQANNDAHFEKIMEAEAILKAHLQKTLPNVGVIAHQVALSESTLKRHFKVVFGKSVYEYYLSKKMQLAKNLLLERPLTVNETAEILGYEKVSNFIDIFKKHHGYSPGSIKKRGFPSI from the coding sequence ATGAGAAACTACAGAATCAAATTTCCTGCGATCGACCTTGATGACGATTTGCAACAATTTGCCCACGAGATAGGTGGGGAGATCACCGGCCCCGGACAAGTCCAGGTTTCCGGTAAGATAGCTAAAGGCGCCGTACAACGTTTTCAGTTTGAACCCGGTTTTTCACTACGTACCTGGAACCTCCTGTTCCAGGATCCCGTAGACCTGTATAAACCGGCCACACAGGGCGCAGACAGTACTTTCAGTGTTATTTATTTACTCACCCCGGACAATTCTGTCCTCAAAACCATCGGAACGCACCGGCAGTTCAGCCGGCAGGGCGTCAGGAGTACGCTGATGATTGCCGATAGTGTGCCCATCGACATCGAGATGGTGCCGCATCATCCCGTACAGATCCTGGAGCTTAATGTGACTGCTTTCTGGCTGGCCCAACAGTTCCAGAAGGCAGGCCTGCCACTGGAATCCCTCCTGGAGCGGATCAACGATCTGCAATCCCCGCTTATCATGATTGAACCCTCACCTGCTTCGGTCAGCCTGGCGGTGAACACCCTGTTCGATGATTGTATGGCGAAGGAAAAGAACCAGGGACAGATACAGCAGCAGGCGGCTGCCCTCGTGATCTCCTTCCTCGAAAAGACCATAGAAAGGTCCGGGAAGGATATCCAGGCCAATAACGATGCGCATTTTGAAAAGATCATGGAGGCGGAAGCCATTCTCAAAGCACACCTGCAAAAAACATTGCCCAATGTAGGCGTAATCGCCCACCAGGTAGCGCTCAGCGAATCCACCCTGAAAAGGCATTTCAAGGTGGTATTCGGTAAAAGCGTTTATGAGTATTACCTCAGCAAGAAAATGCAGCTGGCCAAGAACCTGCTGTTGGAACGACCCCTGACGGTCAACGAAACAGCAGAGATCCTGGGCTACGAGAAGGTGAGCAATTTCATTGATATTTTCAAGAAGCACCACGGTTACTCGCCTGGCAGCATCAAGAAAAGAGGATTCCCAAGTATATAG